In Herbaspirillum seropedicae, a single window of DNA contains:
- a CDS encoding ABC transporter ATP-binding protein: protein MHVSTHEITSLAAQDLPAPLLQVDRVSLQYRSATAVVQATHEVSFDVYPADRFVLLGPSGCGKSSLLKSVAGFLPPAAGEIRLDGQVLHQPGPDRIVVFQEFDQLPPWKTVLQNVMFPLLASRTLGKRDAAERARHYLDKVGLARFADAYPHTLSGGMKARVAIARALAMQPKMLLMDEPFAALDALTRRKMQEELLALWDEVRFTLLFVTHSIEEALVVGNRILLLSPHPGRVRAEINSHQYDLSSLGGVGFQQTAQRIHRLLFDEGGPSDAASAAAPTLNFSDVRFSY from the coding sequence ATGCATGTCAGCACCCATGAAATCACCAGCCTGGCCGCGCAGGACCTGCCAGCGCCGCTGCTGCAGGTAGATCGCGTGAGCCTGCAATACCGCAGCGCCACGGCGGTCGTCCAGGCCACCCACGAAGTGAGCTTCGACGTCTACCCGGCCGACCGCTTCGTGCTGCTGGGTCCCTCGGGCTGTGGCAAGTCCAGCCTGCTGAAGTCCGTGGCCGGCTTCTTGCCGCCCGCTGCGGGCGAGATCCGGCTCGACGGCCAGGTGCTGCATCAGCCGGGGCCGGACCGCATCGTGGTGTTCCAGGAATTCGACCAGCTGCCGCCCTGGAAGACGGTGCTGCAGAACGTGATGTTCCCGCTGCTGGCCTCACGCACGCTGGGCAAGCGTGACGCCGCCGAGCGCGCCCGCCACTACCTGGACAAGGTCGGCCTGGCGCGCTTTGCCGATGCCTATCCGCATACGCTGTCCGGCGGCATGAAGGCGCGCGTGGCCATTGCCCGCGCCCTGGCCATGCAACCCAAGATGCTGCTGATGGACGAGCCCTTCGCCGCCCTCGATGCGCTGACCCGCCGCAAGATGCAGGAAGAATTGCTGGCGCTGTGGGACGAGGTGCGCTTCACCCTGCTGTTCGTGACGCACTCCATCGAAGAGGCGCTGGTGGTGGGCAACCGCATCCTGCTGCTCTCCCCGCATCCAGGTCGCGTGCGCGCCGAGATCAACAGCCACCAGTACGACCTCTCCAGCCTGGGGGGTGTGGGTTTCCAGCAGACCGCGCAGCGCATCCACCGCCTGCTCTTCGATGAAGGCGGCCCGTCCGATGCGGCCAGCGCAGCGGCGCCGACCCTCAATTTCAGCGATGTCCGTTTTTCCTACTGA
- a CDS encoding ABC transporter substrate-binding protein yields the protein MTLFPSFKERLRRLLTATLALSLLGAPLMARAEGQLRIAEQFGIVYLLLNVAQDQQLIEKHGKAAGVDIKVEWLKLSGGSAINDALLSGSVDIAGAGVGPLLTIWDRTYGRQNVRGAASLGNFPYYLVSNNPKVKTIADFSDKDRIALPAVGVSVQSRVLQLASAKLWGDAQYNRLDKISIAVPHPDATAAIISGGTEITGHFGNPPFQEQELAGNPNAHIVLKSYDVLGGPSSATVLYATEKFRKDNPKTYRAFLDALEETASFIRANPDKAADIYLKVNKGNTDRKLLLQIIKNPEVQFKIAPQNTYGLAEFMHRVGAIKNKPASVKDYFFDDPHVQGGS from the coding sequence ATGACCCTCTTCCCCTCTTTCAAGGAACGCCTGCGGCGTCTGCTCACCGCCACCCTGGCCCTGTCGCTGCTGGGCGCACCGCTGATGGCGCGCGCCGAAGGGCAACTGCGCATTGCCGAACAGTTCGGCATCGTCTATCTGCTGTTGAACGTGGCGCAGGACCAGCAGCTGATCGAAAAGCACGGCAAGGCCGCTGGCGTGGACATCAAGGTGGAGTGGCTCAAGCTCTCCGGCGGCTCGGCCATCAACGACGCCCTGCTGTCGGGCTCGGTCGACATCGCCGGGGCCGGCGTGGGGCCGCTGCTGACCATCTGGGACCGCACCTATGGCCGGCAGAACGTGCGCGGCGCGGCCTCGCTGGGCAACTTCCCCTACTACCTGGTGAGCAACAATCCCAAGGTCAAGACCATCGCCGACTTCAGCGACAAGGACCGCATCGCCCTGCCCGCCGTGGGGGTGTCGGTGCAGTCGCGCGTGTTGCAGCTGGCCTCGGCCAAGCTGTGGGGCGACGCCCAGTACAACCGCCTGGACAAGATCAGCATCGCCGTACCGCATCCGGATGCGACCGCGGCCATCATCAGCGGCGGCACCGAGATCACCGGCCACTTCGGCAATCCTCCCTTCCAGGAGCAGGAACTGGCGGGCAATCCTAATGCGCACATCGTGCTGAAGTCCTATGACGTGCTGGGCGGCCCGTCCTCGGCCACCGTGCTCTACGCCACCGAGAAATTCCGCAAGGACAATCCCAAGACCTACCGCGCTTTCCTGGATGCGCTGGAGGAAACCGCCAGCTTCATCCGCGCCAACCCGGACAAGGCTGCCGACATCTACCTCAAGGTCAACAAGGGCAACACCGACCGCAAGCTGCTGCTGCAGATCATCAAGAACCCGGAAGTGCAATTCAAGATCGCCCCGCAGAACACCTATGGCCTGGCCGAGTTCATGCATCGCGTGGGCGCCATCAAGAACAAGCCGGCCTCGGTGAAGGACTACTTCTTCGACGATCCCCATGTCCAGGGCGGCAGCTGA
- a CDS encoding potassium transporter Kup, which produces MSSSHTNPSLSLRSSKFHLITLAALGVVFGDIGTSPLYALKECFSPDHGIAFSPGAVLGIISMLFWSISIVVTIKYVMFVLRADNNGEGGVLALMALSLRSALSGSPRAKLLMMLGVFGACMFYGDVVITPAISVLSAVEGLEIAAPQTAHAVIPLTLVIVVILFLIQRHGTSVVGRFFGPVMFLWFFSLALLGLYNIVKAPEVLVAINPYYAVHFMAEHSLQAFIVLGSVVLVLTGAEALYADMGHFGIKPIRYAWLFTVMPSLLINYFGQGANLIANPDAIKNPFYLMIPDPLVLPMVVLATCATVIASQAVISGAFSLTSQAILLGFVPRMRILHTSEDEQGQIYIPLINWMLLVVVVAVVLAFKKSDNLAAAYGVAVTTTMVITTMLLGVVMRHIWKWRMPAVVAAISCFLVVDVAFFAANLLKLTEGGWFPLVIGGAAFFLLMTWYSGRMLLRMRIKDDGIPIEPFIEGLLAHPPHRVGGTAVFMTGNIATVPVALLHNLKHNRILHERVFFLKISIWDVPYVADSERLTMKELGGDVYLLRAAFGFKEAPEVQKVMTLTEQQFGHHFDLMDTSFFLARDTVVPSKLLGMSLWRERLFAWMYQNGAKPSDFFHIPANRVVELGTKVEI; this is translated from the coding sequence ATGAGTTCATCTCACACCAATCCAAGCCTTTCCCTCCGGTCGAGCAAATTCCACCTGATTACCCTGGCGGCGCTGGGCGTGGTGTTCGGCGATATCGGAACCAGCCCGCTGTACGCATTGAAGGAATGTTTCAGTCCCGACCACGGCATTGCCTTTTCCCCGGGCGCGGTGCTGGGCATCATCTCGATGCTGTTCTGGTCCATCTCCATCGTGGTGACCATCAAGTATGTGATGTTCGTGCTGCGCGCCGACAACAATGGCGAAGGCGGCGTGCTGGCGCTGATGGCGCTGTCGCTGCGCTCGGCGCTATCGGGCTCGCCGCGCGCCAAGCTGCTGATGATGCTGGGCGTCTTCGGCGCCTGCATGTTCTATGGCGACGTGGTGATCACGCCGGCCATCTCGGTGCTCTCGGCGGTGGAAGGGCTGGAGATCGCTGCCCCCCAGACGGCCCATGCGGTCATTCCGCTCACGCTGGTGATCGTGGTGATCCTGTTCCTGATCCAGCGGCATGGCACCAGCGTGGTGGGCCGTTTCTTCGGGCCGGTGATGTTCCTGTGGTTCTTCTCGCTGGCCTTGCTGGGGCTGTACAACATCGTCAAGGCTCCCGAAGTGCTGGTGGCCATCAATCCCTACTACGCCGTGCACTTCATGGCCGAGCATTCGCTGCAGGCCTTTATCGTCCTGGGCTCGGTGGTGCTGGTGCTGACCGGGGCCGAGGCCCTGTATGCCGACATGGGCCACTTCGGCATCAAGCCGATCCGTTATGCCTGGCTCTTCACGGTCATGCCTTCGCTGCTGATCAACTACTTCGGCCAGGGCGCCAACCTGATCGCCAATCCGGATGCGATCAAGAACCCCTTCTACCTGATGATCCCCGATCCGCTGGTGCTGCCCATGGTGGTGCTGGCCACCTGCGCCACGGTGATCGCGTCGCAGGCGGTGATCTCGGGCGCCTTCTCGCTGACCAGCCAGGCCATCCTGCTGGGCTTCGTGCCGCGCATGCGCATCCTGCACACCTCGGAGGATGAGCAGGGTCAGATCTACATCCCGCTGATCAACTGGATGCTGCTGGTGGTGGTGGTGGCCGTGGTGCTGGCCTTCAAGAAATCCGACAACCTGGCAGCAGCCTATGGCGTGGCCGTGACCACCACCATGGTGATCACCACCATGCTGCTGGGCGTGGTGATGCGGCATATCTGGAAGTGGCGCATGCCGGCCGTGGTGGCCGCCATCAGCTGCTTCCTGGTGGTGGATGTGGCCTTCTTCGCGGCCAACCTGTTGAAGCTGACCGAGGGCGGCTGGTTCCCGCTGGTCATCGGTGGTGCGGCCTTCTTCCTGCTGATGACCTGGTACTCGGGCCGCATGCTGCTGCGCATGCGCATCAAGGATGACGGTATCCCCATCGAGCCCTTCATCGAAGGCCTGCTGGCCCATCCCCCGCATCGCGTGGGCGGCACCGCCGTCTTCATGACCGGCAATATCGCTACCGTGCCGGTGGCGCTGCTGCACAACCTGAAGCACAACCGCATCCTGCATGAGCGTGTGTTCTTCCTCAAGATCAGCATCTGGGACGTGCCTTACGTGGCCGACAGCGAGCGCCTCACCATGAAGGAGCTGGGCGGCGACGTCTACCTGCTGCGTGCGGCCTTCGGCTTCAAGGAAGCGCCGGAAGTGCAGAAGGTCATGACCTTGACCGAGCAACAGTTCGGCCATCACTTCGACCTGATGGATACGTCCTTCTTCCTGGCGCGCGACACCGTGGTGCCGAGCAAGCTGCTGGGCATGTCGCTGTGGCGCGAGCGCCTGTTTGCGTGGATGTACCAGAACGGCGCCAAGCCTTCGGACTTCTTCCACATCCCCGCCAACCGGGTGGTGGAGCTGGGGACCAAGGTCGAGATCTGA
- a CDS encoding ornithine cyclodeaminase, with the protein MVKYIGTRDLQAYLATHPLPQVIGGMLAYLHHDYLRWREFDKTARVASHSAQGVIELMPISDGRLYCFKYVNGHPANTAQGLLTVTAFGVLADVASGYPRLLSELTLTTALRTAATSVLAARQMARSDSRVMAVIGNGAQSEFQILAFHHQMGIEVVRLYDTDPAATARLMRNLRACSGLQLIPCASAAEAVRGADIVTTLTADKRRACIISPAMLEAGMHLNAVGGDCPGKTELHADVLKAARVVVEFAPQSRIEGEVQQMPADFPVTELWQVLAGHAPGRSSAAEVTVFDSVGFALEDFAALRYLDEQVDARFTRQLDLIPAMDDPKDLYGLAVPATLWKEQANA; encoded by the coding sequence ATGGTCAAGTACATCGGTACCCGCGATCTGCAGGCCTATCTGGCCACCCATCCCTTGCCCCAGGTCATCGGCGGCATGCTTGCCTACCTGCATCACGATTACCTGCGCTGGCGCGAGTTCGACAAGACCGCCCGTGTGGCCAGCCACTCGGCGCAGGGAGTGATCGAGCTCATGCCCATTTCCGATGGGCGCCTGTATTGCTTCAAGTATGTCAATGGACATCCCGCCAACACCGCCCAGGGTTTGCTGACGGTGACGGCCTTCGGCGTGCTGGCCGATGTGGCCAGCGGCTATCCGCGCCTGCTCTCGGAACTGACGCTGACGACGGCCTTGCGCACGGCGGCCACCTCGGTGCTGGCGGCGCGGCAGATGGCGCGCTCCGACAGCCGGGTCATGGCCGTCATCGGCAACGGTGCGCAGTCCGAATTCCAGATACTGGCCTTCCATCACCAGATGGGCATCGAGGTAGTGCGCCTGTACGATACCGACCCCGCCGCCACCGCCAGGCTCATGCGCAATCTGCGCGCCTGCAGCGGCCTGCAGCTGATCCCTTGCGCCAGTGCTGCCGAGGCCGTGCGCGGCGCCGATATCGTCACCACCCTTACCGCCGACAAGCGGCGCGCCTGCATCATCAGCCCGGCCATGCTGGAAGCGGGCATGCATCTCAATGCGGTGGGCGGGGATTGTCCCGGCAAGACCGAGCTGCATGCCGATGTGCTCAAGGCAGCGCGGGTGGTGGTGGAATTCGCGCCGCAATCACGCATCGAAGGGGAGGTGCAGCAGATGCCCGCGGATTTTCCCGTGACCGAACTGTGGCAGGTACTGGCGGGACACGCGCCCGGTCGCAGCAGTGCTGCGGAGGTGACGGTCTTTGATTCGGTCGGCTTTGCGCTGGAGGATTTCGCGGCGCTGCGCTATCTCGACGAGCAGGTCGATGCCCGCTTCACGCGGCAGCTCGACCTGATCCCCGCCATGGACGATCCCAAGGACCTCTACGGTCTGGCCGTCCCGGCCACCCTCTGGAAGGAGCAGGCGAACGCATGA
- the rocF gene encoding arginase encodes MNRIRMMGAPTDVGASRRGASMAPAALRVAELQRGLQQHGLDVIDGGDLAGPANPQQPPVQGLRHLEQVVQWNQTVHEAVAQCLADGELPLLMGGDHALAVGSIAAVAAHCRSQGKELRVLWLDAHADANTSQSTPTGNIHGMPVACLLGVGPAALTAIGGQTPALQPQQICQVGIRSVDREEKRHLRELGVRVFDMRHIDEYGMRQTMEEALAGVGPQTHLHVSFDVDFLDAALAPGVGTAVPGGPTYREAQLCMEMIADTGALASLDVMELNPACDVRNQTAELVVDLVESLFGKSTLIR; translated from the coding sequence ATGAACAGGATCAGGATGATGGGCGCGCCCACCGACGTGGGCGCCAGCCGGCGCGGGGCATCGATGGCCCCGGCGGCCTTGCGCGTGGCCGAATTGCAGCGCGGTCTGCAGCAGCACGGGCTGGATGTCATCGATGGCGGCGACCTGGCCGGACCGGCCAATCCGCAGCAGCCGCCGGTGCAGGGATTGCGCCACCTGGAACAGGTGGTGCAATGGAACCAGACGGTCCATGAGGCCGTGGCGCAATGCCTGGCGGACGGCGAGCTGCCGCTGCTCATGGGCGGCGACCATGCGCTGGCGGTCGGTTCGATTGCCGCCGTGGCGGCGCATTGCCGCAGCCAGGGCAAGGAGCTGCGCGTCCTGTGGCTGGACGCCCACGCCGACGCCAACACCAGCCAGTCCACCCCGACCGGCAATATCCACGGCATGCCGGTGGCCTGCCTGCTGGGGGTAGGACCGGCGGCGCTGACGGCCATCGGCGGCCAGACGCCGGCCTTGCAGCCGCAGCAGATCTGCCAGGTCGGCATTCGCAGCGTCGACCGCGAAGAGAAGCGCCATCTGCGCGAACTGGGTGTGCGGGTGTTCGACATGCGCCACATCGACGAATACGGCATGCGCCAGACCATGGAAGAGGCGCTGGCCGGCGTGGGGCCGCAGACCCATCTGCATGTGAGTTTCGATGTGGATTTCCTGGACGCCGCGCTGGCCCCGGGTGTGGGTACTGCGGTGCCGGGTGGTCCCACCTACCGGGAAGCGCAGCTGTGCATGGAAATGATCGCCGACACCGGCGCGCTGGCCTCGCTGGACGTGATGGAACTCAATCCCGCCTGCGATGTGCGCAACCAGACTGCCGAACTGGTGGTGGACCTGGTGGAAAGCCTGTTCGGGAAATCCACACTGATTCGCTGA
- a CDS encoding basic amino acid ABC transporter substrate-binding protein has product MSLKKLLTTAASALALSCAAGTALAADQTYVVGAGGTYRPFEFETPKKELVGFDIDLIKAISQASNFKIQLVSTPWEGIFATLGQGDRDIIISGITITDKRAQMVDFSLPYFPAEQVIITNADAKITSLSDLKKTQVAVVNSTAGDIVVSEELGKASTAIHRFDNTVLMLEELYRGGVDAAVGDVGVIKFYIKSHPEKKFKVVGDSKFVRQYFGIAVKKGNKELLDKINAGLKKIVADGTYAKIYKTWFDGDVPTLPLK; this is encoded by the coding sequence ATGTCCCTCAAGAAATTGTTGACCACCGCCGCCAGCGCGCTGGCCCTGTCCTGCGCCGCCGGTACTGCCCTGGCGGCTGACCAGACCTATGTGGTGGGCGCCGGCGGCACCTACCGTCCCTTCGAATTCGAAACCCCGAAGAAGGAACTGGTGGGCTTCGACATCGACCTCATCAAGGCCATCTCGCAGGCCTCCAACTTCAAGATCCAGCTGGTGAGCACCCCCTGGGAAGGCATCTTCGCTACCCTCGGCCAGGGTGATCGCGACATCATCATCTCCGGCATCACCATCACCGACAAGCGCGCCCAGATGGTGGACTTCTCGCTGCCTTACTTCCCGGCCGAGCAGGTCATCATCACCAACGCCGACGCCAAGATCACGTCGCTGTCGGACCTGAAGAAGACCCAGGTGGCCGTGGTCAATTCCACCGCCGGTGACATCGTTGTCTCCGAAGAACTGGGCAAGGCCAGCACCGCCATCCACCGCTTCGACAATACCGTGCTGATGCTGGAAGAACTGTATCGCGGCGGCGTCGATGCGGCCGTGGGGGATGTGGGCGTGATCAAGTTCTACATCAAGAGTCATCCCGAGAAGAAGTTCAAGGTGGTGGGTGACAGCAAGTTCGTGCGCCAGTACTTCGGCATCGCCGTCAAGAAGGGCAACAAGGAACTGCTGGACAAGATCAACGCCGGCCTGAAGAAGATCGTGGCCGATGGCACTTATGCCAAGATCTACAAGACCTGGTTCGACGGCGACGTGCCGACCCTGCCGCTGAAGTAA
- a CDS encoding amino acid ABC transporter permease — protein sequence MNSFFQWEIIGEYLPLFVEGTWMTLKAAIICVIAGTCWGLVLGVGRLAEARHGFWKYFLCYCVQWPIRFYVSFLRGTPLFVQILLIHFALMPMLINPSGGLILSGDLAREIRSHYGAFASAVLAITLNSGAYVSEIFRAGIQSIDRGQSEASRSLGMSYLATLRRVVLPQAFRRMLPPLGNNAIAIVKDSSLASAIGLAELAYAARTVSGAYARYWEPYLTISVIYWLITLALSALVRHLEARYGKGDAR from the coding sequence ATGAATTCCTTCTTCCAATGGGAAATCATCGGCGAATACCTGCCCCTGTTCGTCGAAGGCACCTGGATGACCCTCAAGGCCGCGATCATCTGCGTCATCGCCGGCACCTGCTGGGGCCTGGTGCTGGGCGTCGGCCGCCTGGCCGAAGCGCGCCATGGTTTCTGGAAATATTTCCTCTGCTACTGCGTGCAGTGGCCGATCCGCTTCTATGTCAGCTTCTTGCGCGGCACGCCCTTGTTCGTGCAGATCCTGCTGATCCACTTCGCCCTCATGCCCATGCTGATCAATCCCAGCGGCGGCCTGATCCTGTCGGGCGACCTGGCGCGCGAGATCCGCTCGCACTACGGCGCGTTCGCCTCGGCGGTGCTGGCCATCACGCTCAATTCGGGCGCCTATGTGTCGGAAATCTTCCGCGCCGGCATCCAGTCCATCGATCGCGGCCAGAGCGAGGCTTCGCGTTCGCTGGGCATGAGCTACCTGGCCACCCTGCGCCGCGTGGTGTTGCCGCAGGCCTTCCGCCGCATGCTGCCGCCGCTGGGCAACAATGCGATTGCCATCGTCAAGGATTCCTCGCTGGCCTCGGCCATCGGGCTGGCCGAACTGGCCTATGCGGCGCGCACGGTCTCTGGCGCCTATGCGCGCTACTGGGAACCTTACCTCACCATCTCGGTGATCTATTGGCTCATCACGCTGGCGCTGTCGGCGCTGGTGCGCCATCTGGAAGCGCGTTACGGCAAGGGAGATGCACGATGA
- a CDS encoding amino acid ABC transporter ATP-binding protein — translation MIKVNQLQKRFGQAHILRGIDCEIRAREVVCVIGPSGSGKSTFLRCLNGLEEVSDGDIFIEGVKLNDPKVNLNALRAELGMVFQRFNLFPHMTVLENLIMAPMQVKKLSRREAVLVAEKLLQKVGLLDKIDAFPNQLSGGQQQRVAIARALAMEPKVMLFDEPTSALDPELVGEVLTVMKQLAEEGMTMVVVTHEMGFAREVSDRVLFIDQGVIMEEGPPQQVLGDPHHERTRDFLRKVL, via the coding sequence ATGATCAAGGTCAACCAACTCCAGAAACGCTTCGGCCAGGCCCACATCCTGCGCGGCATCGATTGCGAGATCCGCGCCCGCGAAGTGGTGTGCGTGATCGGCCCCTCGGGCTCGGGCAAGAGCACGTTCCTGCGTTGTCTCAATGGCCTGGAAGAAGTCAGCGACGGCGACATCTTCATCGAAGGCGTCAAGCTCAATGACCCCAAGGTCAACCTCAATGCCTTGCGCGCCGAGCTGGGCATGGTGTTCCAGCGCTTCAACCTGTTCCCGCACATGACGGTGCTGGAAAACCTGATCATGGCGCCCATGCAGGTCAAGAAGCTGTCCCGCCGCGAGGCCGTGCTGGTGGCCGAGAAGCTGTTGCAGAAGGTGGGCCTGCTGGACAAGATCGACGCCTTCCCCAACCAGCTCTCGGGCGGCCAGCAGCAGCGTGTGGCCATTGCGCGGGCGCTGGCGATGGAACCCAAGGTGATGCTGTTCGATGAACCGACCTCGGCGCTGGATCCGGAACTGGTCGGTGAGGTGCTCACCGTCATGAAGCAGTTGGCTGAAGAAGGCATGACCATGGTGGTGGTCACGCACGAGATGGGCTTTGCCCGCGAGGTGTCGGACCGCGTCTTGTTCATCGACCAGGGCGTCATCATGGAAGAAGGGCCGCCGCAGCAGGTGCTGGGGGACCCGCATCATGAACGCACGCGCGATTTCCTGCGCAAGGTGCTGTAA
- a CDS encoding DMT family transporter yields MNIAVIALVLAAALLHASWNALLKSSHDRLASLALMTLGAGIGAIPLILWRPWPEPASWFYIILSGLLHTGYNLFLIRAYRIGDFGQSYPIARGSSPLLVALGAAVFAGEQLGLYTVIGILLVSLGIVSLADLRAMRSREHLAGPLAAFATGAFIAAYTITDGIGARLAGDAMSYAGWLFVLDSIALAVIYQRRHGRWPIALGRRETWTGLGGGVMSLLAYGIVIWAVTLAPMGMVSALRETSVLFALLIGALFLGERLTLRRVLSGVVIVAGTIVLGTHH; encoded by the coding sequence ATGAACATCGCTGTCATCGCCCTGGTGCTGGCGGCAGCCCTGCTGCACGCGTCCTGGAATGCACTGCTCAAGAGCAGCCATGACCGCCTGGCCTCGCTGGCGCTGATGACCCTGGGTGCGGGCATCGGCGCGATCCCGCTGATCCTGTGGCGGCCCTGGCCGGAACCGGCCAGCTGGTTCTACATCATCCTCTCCGGCCTGCTGCACACCGGCTACAACCTGTTCCTGATCCGTGCCTACCGGATTGGCGACTTCGGCCAGTCCTATCCGATTGCGCGCGGTTCCTCGCCGCTGCTGGTGGCGCTGGGTGCGGCCGTGTTCGCCGGCGAGCAGCTGGGACTGTACACGGTCATCGGCATCCTGCTGGTCTCGCTGGGCATCGTCAGCCTGGCCGACCTGCGCGCCATGCGCAGTCGTGAACATCTTGCCGGGCCGCTGGCCGCCTTCGCCACCGGCGCCTTCATAGCCGCCTACACCATCACCGATGGCATCGGAGCGCGCCTGGCGGGCGACGCCATGAGCTATGCCGGCTGGCTGTTCGTGCTGGACAGCATTGCGCTGGCCGTGATCTACCAGCGCCGGCATGGCCGCTGGCCGATCGCGCTGGGAAGGCGCGAGACCTGGACCGGACTGGGCGGGGGCGTGATGTCGCTGCTGGCCTACGGGATCGTGATCTGGGCCGTGACGCTGGCGCCCATGGGCATGGTCTCGGCCCTGCGGGAAACCTCGGTGCTGTTTGCCCTGCTGATCGGCGCGCTGTTCCTGGGAGAACGGCTCACGCTGCGGCGCGTACTGTCGGGCGTGGTGATCGTGGCCGGGACCATCGTGCTGGGTACGCACCACTGA
- the trmB gene encoding tRNA (guanine(46)-N(7))-methyltransferase TrmB yields the protein MNSSPISSAQTGVHEQLASLVARHAAHPFRKPVADYNLRAFEASMDAWRVAGQAPLILDTGCGVGLSTLHLASQHPDHFVIGIDQSADRLARHTHWDGPEPANLCFVRADLVDYWRLALQAGVRPARHYLLYPNPWPKIGHLARRWQGHAVFPAIVALGGQIECRSNWRIYVEEFAAALSQLSGQRIQAEAWRPERPITPFERKYLASGHALWRCQADLDAVRTA from the coding sequence GTGAATTCGTCTCCCATCAGCAGCGCCCAGACCGGCGTGCATGAACAGCTGGCCAGCCTGGTAGCGCGCCACGCCGCCCATCCTTTCAGGAAGCCCGTCGCTGACTACAACCTGCGCGCCTTCGAGGCCAGCATGGACGCCTGGCGCGTGGCCGGCCAGGCGCCGCTGATCCTGGACACCGGCTGCGGCGTCGGATTGTCCACCTTGCACCTGGCGAGCCAGCATCCGGATCACTTCGTCATCGGTATCGACCAGTCCGCCGACCGGCTGGCGCGCCATACCCATTGGGATGGCCCGGAACCAGCGAACCTCTGCTTCGTGCGCGCCGACCTGGTCGATTACTGGCGGCTGGCCTTGCAGGCGGGCGTACGTCCAGCCCGGCATTACCTGCTCTATCCCAATCCCTGGCCCAAGATCGGCCACCTGGCGCGGCGCTGGCAGGGTCACGCGGTCTTTCCCGCCATCGTCGCGCTGGGCGGCCAGATCGAGTGCCGCAGCAACTGGCGCATCTATGTCGAGGAATTCGCTGCCGCCCTGAGCCAGCTGAGCGGACAGCGCATCCAGGCCGAAGCGTGGAGGCCCGAGCGCCCCATCACTCCGTTCGAACGCAAGTACCTGGCCTCCGGTCACGCGCTCTGGCGTTGCCAGGCCGATCTGGATGCGGTGCGCACCGCATGA
- a CDS encoding DUF3567 domain-containing protein — protein sequence MNLIYNSEQYSVVEFGADTDHEALRFGGYEIMDKSGQREIYIDGPAAELFRKDVQELIASEPTMEDIDNFLSRYDVMMRHPMTLH from the coding sequence ATGAACCTGATCTACAACAGCGAGCAGTATAGCGTCGTCGAATTCGGTGCCGATACCGATCACGAAGCCCTGCGTTTCGGTGGCTACGAGATCATGGACAAGTCCGGTCAGCGCGAGATCTACATCGACGGCCCGGCCGCCGAGCTGTTCCGCAAGGATGTCCAGGAACTGATTGCCTCCGAGCCCACCATGGAAGACATCGACAACTTCCTGAGCCGCTACGATGTGATGATGCGCCATCCGATGACGCTGCATTGA
- a CDS encoding response regulator gives MANILVVDDEMGIRELLSEILGDEGHVVTTAENAQQARELRQAGVPDLVLLDIWMPDTDGVTLLKEWQRDGLLTMPVIMMSGHATIDTAVEATRIGALNFLEKPIALQKLLKAVQQGLSHSREAVRPAGYRPAPVAAVVNGAADGLHTPEHAAPVAAYAPALGGEPLHHGTTASTPFGQVADNAANISFDLPLREARDAFERAYFEYHLVRENGSMTRVAERTGLERTHLYRKLKQLGVEPGKLARKNH, from the coding sequence ATGGCTAACATCCTGGTCGTCGATGACGAAATGGGTATCCGCGAATTGCTCTCAGAAATTCTGGGCGATGAGGGACATGTCGTGACCACTGCGGAAAACGCGCAGCAGGCACGTGAGCTTCGCCAGGCCGGCGTCCCCGACCTCGTGCTGCTCGATATCTGGATGCCCGACACCGACGGCGTGACGCTGTTGAAGGAGTGGCAGCGCGATGGCCTGTTGACCATGCCGGTCATCATGATGTCCGGCCACGCCACCATCGACACCGCCGTCGAAGCCACCCGCATCGGCGCACTCAATTTCCTGGAAAAGCCGATCGCCCTGCAGAAGCTGCTCAAGGCCGTGCAGCAAGGCCTGTCGCACAGCCGCGAAGCGGTGCGCCCGGCCGGCTACCGGCCGGCGCCCGTGGCCGCCGTGGTCAACGGCGCCGCCGACGGTCTGCATACCCCTGAACACGCGGCCCCGGTGGCGGCCTATGCGCCGGCCCTGGGCGGCGAACCGTTACACCATGGGACGACGGCCAGCACGCCCTTCGGCCAGGTCGCCGACAATGCCGCCAACATCTCCTTCGACCTGCCGCTGCGGGAAGCGCGCGACGCCTTCGAGCGCGCCTATTTCGAGTACCACCTGGTGCGCGAAAACGGCAGCATGACCCGCGTGGCCGAACGTACCGGCCTGGAACGCACCCACCTCTACCGCAAGCTCAAGCAGCTCGGCGTGGAACCGGGCAAGCTGGCGCGCAAGAATCACTGA